A genome region from Crossiella equi includes the following:
- a CDS encoding N-acetylglucosamine-6-phosphate deacetylase, translating to MDITGLDPGSGRGVRVRAEHGLITAVEDAPEVTGDWWLAPGLVDLQVNGFAGHDLNAPGVEVDTVLALTAALREHGVTTFAPTLVTAPEHRITRALAVIAQARRVSPAVRHAIPHVHVEGPHLSTEDGPRGAHDPAWMRPPRTEEFHRWQQACDGLVGMVTLSPHHPDSTAYIAELRRHGVHAAIGHTHCTPEQVEAAVEAGATVSTHLGNGAHAVLPRHPNYLWTQLAEDRLMAGFIADGHHLPAAALTAMLRAKGPHRSFLVSDSVALAGLPPGTYTTPVGGQVELTASGRLGKAGTPFLAGAARCLADGVAEVVALTGIGLAEALRLATENPARLLPPGTGAPRGVLRPGAAADLVRFRWAPGDHHLTFDKELV from the coding sequence ATGGACATCACGGGACTGGACCCGGGCAGCGGACGCGGGGTGCGCGTCCGGGCCGAGCACGGGCTCATCACCGCCGTCGAGGACGCCCCGGAGGTGACCGGGGACTGGTGGCTGGCGCCGGGACTGGTCGACCTGCAGGTCAACGGCTTCGCCGGGCACGACCTCAACGCCCCCGGCGTCGAGGTGGACACCGTGCTGGCGCTGACCGCCGCCCTGCGCGAGCACGGCGTCACCACCTTCGCCCCCACCCTGGTCACCGCCCCCGAGCACCGGATCACCCGCGCGCTGGCCGTCATCGCGCAGGCCCGCCGGGTCAGCCCGGCCGTCCGGCACGCCATCCCGCACGTGCACGTCGAGGGCCCGCACCTGTCCACTGAGGACGGACCGCGCGGCGCCCACGACCCGGCCTGGATGCGCCCGCCCCGCACCGAGGAGTTCCACCGCTGGCAGCAGGCCTGCGACGGCCTGGTCGGCATGGTGACGCTGTCCCCGCACCACCCGGACAGCACGGCCTACATCGCCGAGCTGCGCCGCCACGGCGTGCACGCCGCCATCGGCCACACGCACTGCACCCCCGAGCAGGTCGAGGCCGCGGTCGAGGCGGGCGCGACGGTGTCCACGCACCTGGGCAACGGCGCGCACGCGGTGCTGCCGAGGCACCCCAACTACCTGTGGACCCAGCTCGCCGAGGACCGGCTCATGGCCGGGTTCATCGCCGACGGCCACCACCTGCCCGCCGCCGCCCTGACCGCGATGCTGCGCGCCAAGGGCCCGCACCGGTCGTTCCTGGTCTCGGACTCCGTCGCCCTGGCCGGTCTGCCGCCGGGCACCTACACCACGCCGGTGGGCGGCCAGGTCGAGCTGACCGCGTCCGGGCGGCTGGGCAAGGCCGGCACCCCGTTCCTGGCCGGTGCCGCCCGCTGCCTGGCCGACGGTGTGGCCGAGGTGGTCGCGCTGACCGGCATCGGCCTCGCCGAGGCGCTGAGACTGGCCACGGAGAACCCGGCGCGGTTGCTGCCGCCGGGCACCGGGGCACCCCGGGGTGTGCTCCGCCCGGGCGCGGCCGCGGACCTCGTCCGCTTCCGCTGGGCGCCCGGCGACCACCACCTGACCTTCGACAAGGAGCTCGTTTGA
- the manD gene encoding D-mannonate dehydratase ManD, with product MRITHADVIVTSPGRNYVTLKLTTDSGLTGLGDATLNGRELAVVSYLRDHVCPLLVGKDASRITDIWEYLYKGAYWRRGPVTMTAIAAVDCALWDILGKATGRPVHELLGGACREGVLIYGHANGGTVEELVADVGRYLEQGYRAIRVQASVPGLESTYGIHHEGTGHTYEPADARTPTENVWDTAAYLRFAPELMAAVREAHGYGFHLLHDVHHRLSPREAARLGKSLEPYDMFWIEDATPAEDQAAFELIRQHTTTPLAVGEVFNSIWDCQHLITNRLIDYIRCSVSHTGGITHLRKIFDLAALYGVRTGSHGAGDLSPVSLAAALQLDLAVPNFGIQEYMGHLSPAEEVFRTGYRFEDGYLKPGTAPGLGVELDEEAAARYPYEPKSLPVNRLRDGTMHDW from the coding sequence ATGCGCATCACCCACGCCGACGTCATCGTCACCAGCCCGGGCCGCAACTACGTGACCCTCAAGCTCACCACCGACTCCGGCCTGACCGGCCTCGGCGACGCGACCCTGAACGGGCGCGAGCTGGCGGTGGTGTCCTACCTCCGGGACCACGTGTGCCCGCTGCTGGTCGGCAAGGACGCCTCGCGCATCACCGACATCTGGGAGTACCTGTACAAGGGCGCGTACTGGCGGCGCGGCCCGGTGACCATGACCGCGATCGCCGCCGTGGACTGCGCGCTGTGGGACATCCTGGGCAAGGCCACCGGCCGCCCGGTGCACGAGCTGCTCGGCGGCGCCTGCCGCGAGGGCGTGCTCATCTACGGCCACGCCAACGGCGGCACGGTCGAGGAGCTGGTCGCCGACGTCGGCCGCTACCTGGAGCAGGGCTACCGCGCGATCCGTGTGCAGGCCTCGGTCCCCGGCCTGGAGAGCACCTACGGCATCCACCACGAGGGCACCGGCCACACCTACGAGCCCGCCGACGCGCGCACCCCCACCGAGAACGTCTGGGACACCGCCGCCTACCTGCGCTTCGCCCCGGAGCTGATGGCCGCGGTGCGCGAGGCGCACGGCTACGGCTTCCACCTGCTGCACGACGTGCACCACCGGCTCAGCCCGCGCGAGGCCGCCCGCCTGGGCAAGTCCCTGGAGCCGTACGACATGTTCTGGATCGAGGACGCCACCCCGGCCGAGGACCAGGCCGCGTTCGAGCTGATCCGGCAGCACACCACCACCCCGCTCGCGGTCGGCGAGGTGTTCAACTCGATCTGGGACTGCCAGCACCTGATCACCAACCGGCTCATCGACTACATCCGCTGCTCGGTCTCGCACACCGGCGGCATCACGCACCTGCGCAAGATCTTCGACCTGGCCGCGCTGTACGGCGTGCGCACCGGCTCGCACGGCGCGGGCGACCTCTCACCGGTCTCCTTGGCCGCCGCGCTCCAGCTCGACCTCGCCGTGCCCAACTTCGGCATCCAGGAGTACATGGGCCACCTCAGCCCGGCCGAGGAGGTCTTCCGCACCGGGTACCGCTTCGAGGACGGCTACCTGAAGCCGGGCACCGCACCGGGCCTGGGCGTGGAGCTGGACGAGGAGGCCGCCGCGCGCTACCCGTACGAGCCGAAGTCGTTGCCGGTCAACCGGTTGCGGGATGGGACGATGCATGACTGGTGA
- a CDS encoding mannitol dehydrogenase family protein: MTGDLVLSARTLDRLPASVARPGPRSGEAPGIVHLGAGAFHRAHQAVHTEEAGDGWGILAVSPRNPAAAEALSTQDGYFSVTEQDGHGSRLGVVGSIVSALALPGREAELTAAVAAPSTRVVTLTITEQGYADRSVLRHLLTGLLARLDAGGEPLAIVACDNLRNADRLLPRALDELARELDPGRYRALADYLGTVGFPSSVVDRITPATSPDDLAAVAARLGVADRAAVVTEPYRMWVLTDEFPAGRPKWENAGVSFVAEVEPYEQRKLRLLNGTHSALAYLGQLGDHATIADAVADPWCAGFARALAATDLVPALTARHPDIEAGQYLETTLARFANPALRHTTEQVSRDGSRKLPLRLLDTVRERLAAGAVPVHTITVVAAWLAFARHGRSDSGRALAVTDPELFRLRGADLPAVCALLGAADLAEDPRFLDVLGEQLALITRHGARAAVADLL; this comes from the coding sequence ATGACTGGTGACCTCGTGCTCTCGGCGCGCACCCTGGACCGGCTGCCCGCCTCGGTGGCCCGGCCCGGCCCGCGCTCCGGCGAGGCACCCGGGATCGTGCACCTGGGCGCCGGGGCCTTCCACCGCGCGCACCAGGCCGTCCACACCGAGGAGGCGGGCGACGGCTGGGGCATCCTCGCGGTCAGCCCGCGCAATCCGGCCGCCGCCGAGGCACTGTCCACACAGGACGGCTACTTTAGCGTTACCGAGCAGGACGGGCACGGCTCGCGCCTGGGCGTGGTCGGCTCGATCGTCTCCGCACTGGCCCTGCCCGGGCGCGAGGCCGAGCTCACCGCGGCGGTCGCGGCGCCCAGCACGCGGGTGGTGACCCTGACCATCACCGAGCAGGGGTACGCGGACCGGTCCGTGCTGCGGCACCTGCTCACCGGGCTGCTCGCCCGCCTGGACGCCGGTGGCGAGCCCCTGGCGATCGTGGCCTGCGACAACCTGCGCAACGCCGACCGGCTGCTGCCGCGTGCCCTGGACGAGCTGGCCCGGGAGCTGGACCCCGGGCGGTACCGCGCGCTCGCCGACTACCTCGGCACGGTCGGCTTCCCCAGCTCGGTGGTGGACCGGATCACGCCCGCGACCAGCCCGGACGACCTGGCCGCGGTCGCCGCCCGGCTCGGTGTGGCCGACCGGGCCGCGGTGGTCACCGAGCCGTACCGGATGTGGGTGCTCACCGACGAGTTCCCAGCGGGCCGCCCGAAGTGGGAGAACGCCGGGGTGTCCTTCGTGGCCGAGGTGGAACCGTACGAACAGCGGAAGCTGCGGCTGCTCAACGGAACCCATTCGGCGCTGGCCTACCTGGGCCAGCTCGGTGACCACGCCACCATCGCCGACGCGGTCGCCGACCCCTGGTGCGCGGGGTTCGCCAGGGCCCTGGCGGCCACCGACCTGGTCCCGGCCCTGACGGCGCGCCACCCGGACATCGAGGCCGGGCAGTACCTGGAGACCACGCTCGCCCGGTTCGCCAACCCCGCGCTGCGGCACACCACCGAGCAGGTCTCCCGGGACGGCTCCCGCAAGCTCCCGCTGCGGCTGCTGGACACCGTCCGGGAGCGCCTGGCGGCCGGGGCCGTCCCGGTGCACACGATCACCGTGGTGGCGGCCTGGCTCGCCTTCGCCCGGCACGGCCGGTCGGACTCCGGGCGCGCGCTGGCGGTCACCGACCCCGAGCTGTTCCGGTTGCGGGGCGCGGACCTGCCCGCGGTGTGCGCGCTGCTGGGCGCCGCCGACCTGGCCGAGGACCCGCGGTTCCTGGACGTGCTCGGCGAGCAGCTGGCCCTGATCACCCGCCACGGTGCGCGTGCGGCCGTGGCCGACCTCCTCTGA
- a CDS encoding beta-N-acetylhexosaminidase, which yields MPVRGRRWCAVLAATAVLAALPVPASAAVPTPFASIVPTPVTAEPAPGVTFELRPSARITSDVPGIGDYLAGILRRSTGYPLPVSRPAPGAAIALLLSGAPASVGEEGYRLDITRSGVTVRARKPAGLFAGVQTVLQLLPPAAQATSVGRGPWRLTGGRVVDWPRFAYRGAMLDVARHFFTVDQVKRYLDQLARYKLNTVHLHLTDDQGWRLMINGWERLATHGGSTAVAGDPGGYYTQAEYAEIVAYAQSRYLTVVPEIDMPGHTNAALASYAELNCDGKAPPLYTGVEVGFSSLCVDKPVTYEFVDAVIGQLAALTPGKYLHIGGDETMATKPADFRKFIKRVQGIVESHGKTMMGWHEITRTELSPASLAQFWFTTVKDPDVAAAVRKGTKVVLSPAPRTYLNMKYNKDTVLGQDWAGYIEARKSYDWDPGAYLEGVPEPAVLGVEAPLWTSTIRASADIEYMIFPRLVATAEIGWSPRASHNWDTFRVRLGAQGPLWTALGINHHRSPEVPWATGP from the coding sequence ATGCCTGTGCGAGGACGCCGCTGGTGCGCGGTCCTGGCGGCCACCGCGGTACTGGCCGCGCTGCCCGTCCCGGCCTCGGCGGCCGTACCGACCCCGTTCGCCTCGATCGTGCCCACCCCCGTGACCGCCGAGCCCGCCCCGGGCGTCACCTTCGAGCTGCGGCCGTCGGCCCGGATCACCAGCGACGTACCGGGGATCGGCGACTACCTGGCCGGGATCCTCCGGCGCTCCACCGGCTACCCGCTGCCCGTGTCCCGGCCCGCGCCGGGCGCCGCGATCGCGCTGCTGCTGTCCGGGGCGCCCGCGTCGGTGGGGGAGGAGGGCTACCGGCTGGACATCACCCGCTCCGGGGTGACCGTGCGGGCGCGCAAGCCCGCCGGGCTGTTCGCCGGGGTGCAGACGGTCCTGCAGCTGCTGCCACCCGCCGCCCAGGCCACCTCGGTGGGCCGGGGCCCGTGGCGGCTGACCGGCGGCCGGGTCGTGGACTGGCCGCGGTTCGCCTACCGGGGCGCGATGCTGGACGTGGCCCGGCACTTCTTCACCGTCGACCAGGTGAAGCGGTACCTCGACCAGCTGGCGCGGTACAAGCTGAACACGGTGCACCTGCACCTGACCGACGACCAGGGCTGGCGCCTGATGATCAACGGCTGGGAGCGCCTGGCCACCCACGGCGGCAGCACGGCCGTGGCCGGAGACCCGGGCGGCTACTACACCCAGGCCGAGTACGCCGAGATCGTCGCCTACGCCCAGTCCCGCTACCTGACGGTGGTCCCGGAGATCGACATGCCGGGCCACACGAACGCGGCCCTGGCCAGCTACGCCGAGCTGAACTGCGACGGCAAGGCCCCGCCCCTGTACACCGGCGTGGAGGTCGGCTTCAGCTCGCTGTGCGTGGACAAGCCGGTCACCTACGAGTTCGTGGACGCGGTGATCGGCCAGCTGGCCGCGCTGACACCCGGGAAGTACCTGCACATCGGCGGCGACGAGACGATGGCGACCAAGCCCGCGGACTTCCGGAAGTTCATCAAGCGCGTGCAGGGCATTGTGGAGTCGCACGGCAAGACGATGATGGGCTGGCACGAGATCACCAGGACCGAGCTGAGCCCGGCGAGCCTGGCCCAGTTCTGGTTCACCACGGTCAAGGACCCGGACGTGGCGGCCGCGGTGCGCAAGGGCACCAAGGTCGTGCTGTCCCCGGCCCCGCGCACCTACCTCAACATGAAGTACAACAAGGACACGGTGCTGGGCCAGGACTGGGCGGGCTACATCGAGGCGCGCAAGTCCTACGACTGGGACCCGGGCGCCTACCTGGAGGGCGTCCCGGAGCCGGCGGTCCTGGGCGTGGAGGCCCCGCTGTGGACCTCGACCATCCGCGCCAGCGCGGACATCGAGTACATGATCTTCCCAAGACTGGTGGCCACGGCCGAGATCGGCTGGTCACCCCGCGCCAGCCACAACTGGGACACCTTCCGCGTGCGCCTGGGCGCGCAAGGTCCACTGTGGACGGCACTGGGCATCAACCACCACAGGTCCCCGGAGGTCCCCTGGGCCACCGGCCCGTGA
- a CDS encoding nucleobase:cation symporter-2 family protein: MDERLGAGRLTVLGLQHVLVLYAGAVAAPVVLAAGLRLPAQDLVYLVATDLLLCGLGTLLQSLGVWKVGVRMPIVVGAAFTSVGPMLVIAQGHDIRTMYGSLLVAGVFMVLAAPLFGKLAHFFPPAVTGSAILLIGLQLLPVAANMVVGMNPQAPDYAAPATVGLGLAVVLLIVLCYRFLPERWRQVSILLGLVVGTALAALLGKADLSGVLSGPVLGLPDPFHFGLPRFDLVASLSLVIIAVVSMVEGTGQTRAVGEAVGKPVGAREIAASLRADGLVTCLASVFQSFLYINYAHNAGMVNVTKVRSRYVTAVAGAIALVLSFFPVMGRVVALVPQPVLGGATLVMVGSVAVIGIGILSEVDLRDSREMVVVAVAVGVGLLPIVQPAFYSQFPPAAQLFLNSSVATGTVVAFALNLLLRRRA, encoded by the coding sequence GTGGACGAGCGTCTCGGCGCGGGCCGTCTCACCGTGCTCGGTCTCCAACACGTGCTGGTCCTGTACGCGGGCGCGGTGGCCGCGCCCGTGGTGCTGGCGGCGGGCCTGCGCCTACCCGCGCAGGACCTCGTCTACCTGGTGGCCACCGACCTGCTGCTGTGCGGCTTGGGCACGCTGTTGCAGTCGCTGGGTGTGTGGAAGGTCGGCGTGCGCATGCCGATCGTGGTGGGCGCGGCGTTCACCAGCGTGGGCCCGATGCTGGTCATCGCGCAGGGCCACGACATCCGCACCATGTACGGGTCACTGCTGGTCGCGGGCGTGTTCATGGTCCTGGCGGCGCCGCTGTTCGGCAAGCTGGCGCACTTCTTCCCCCCGGCGGTGACCGGCTCGGCGATCCTGCTGATCGGCCTCCAGCTGCTGCCGGTGGCGGCGAACATGGTCGTCGGGATGAACCCGCAGGCACCGGACTACGCCGCCCCGGCCACGGTGGGCCTGGGCCTGGCGGTGGTCCTGCTGATCGTGCTCTGCTACCGCTTCCTGCCGGAACGCTGGCGCCAGGTCTCGATCCTGCTGGGCCTGGTCGTGGGCACGGCCCTGGCGGCGCTGCTGGGCAAGGCGGACCTGAGCGGCGTGCTGTCGGGCCCGGTCCTGGGCCTGCCGGACCCCTTCCACTTCGGCCTCCCCCGCTTCGACCTGGTGGCGAGCCTGTCCCTGGTCATCATCGCGGTGGTCTCCATGGTCGAGGGCACGGGCCAGACCCGCGCGGTCGGCGAGGCGGTGGGCAAACCGGTCGGCGCCCGGGAGATCGCGGCCAGCCTCCGGGCGGACGGCCTGGTCACCTGCCTGGCCAGCGTCTTCCAGTCCTTCCTCTACATCAACTACGCCCACAACGCGGGCATGGTGAACGTGACCAAGGTCCGCAGCCGCTACGTCACCGCGGTGGCGGGCGCGATCGCCTTGGTGCTGAGCTTCTTCCCGGTCATGGGCCGCGTGGTCGCCCTGGTCCCGCAACCGGTCCTCGGCGGCGCCACCCTGGTCATGGTCGGCAGCGTCGCGGTGATCGGCATCGGCATTCTGTCCGAAGTGGACCTGCGCGACTCGCGGGAGATGGTCGTGGTCGCGGTGGCCGTCGGGGTCGGGCTGCTGCCGATCGTGCAGCCCGCGTTCTACTCGCAGTTCCCGCCCGCCGCGCAGCTGTTCCTCAACAGCAGCGTGGCGACGGGGACCGTGGTGGCCTTCGCGCTGAACCTGTTGTTGCGGCGCAGGGCCTGA
- a CDS encoding cation:proton antiporter: MQLLLVVVFALGVSALASRKGRQPALLVVTLAALVSFIPGLPRFELAPELILSVVLPPLLYSAALDFSFVSLARNLRPILALGVGMVVVTTAAAGGVAAWAVPGLALLPAFVLGAVVAPPDAVAALAVGRELGLPRRLMAILTGESLFNDAAALTLFSLALAATTGNSTFLHNPLLLFGYGVLVGVLVGAVLALVVHWIRSHLADSGVETALGLLVPFAAYLLAEEVHGSGVLAVVVAGIVLGHFDAKASYNTRLQGRQVWRSLDVLLEAFVFAYMGLQCRFVFTDLARTGTSWPGFVLGALAVLATVLLVRPLWVLLTYGRHQLTRRLRRRRFAAKPYPWQYVVVISWTGMRGVVTMAAAAGVPENTPGRDLIQALAFVVAVGTLLIQGPTLPWLIRKLDIQSPEEEKLAELSQTRAREIARAAAKDALRNPPPEADAEAWARLRERFTAAMAAKKQSDESTMTRAERDLLLTARQTMLAAQRTALVRARRAGQLHDATVRAELERLDLEEAAAEAAKA; encoded by the coding sequence ATGCAGCTGCTGCTGGTGGTCGTCTTCGCCCTCGGGGTCTCCGCGCTGGCCAGCCGCAAGGGCCGCCAGCCCGCGTTGCTCGTGGTCACGCTGGCCGCGCTGGTCTCCTTCATCCCCGGCCTGCCGCGCTTCGAGCTGGCGCCCGAGCTCATCCTCAGCGTGGTCCTGCCGCCGCTGCTGTACTCGGCCGCGCTGGACTTCTCCTTCGTCAGCCTGGCCCGCAACCTGCGTCCCATCCTGGCCCTGGGCGTGGGCATGGTCGTGGTGACCACGGCCGCGGCCGGGGGCGTGGCGGCCTGGGCGGTGCCGGGCCTGGCGCTGCTGCCCGCGTTCGTGCTCGGCGCGGTGGTCGCCCCGCCGGACGCCGTGGCCGCGCTCGCCGTCGGCCGCGAGCTGGGCCTGCCGAGGCGGCTGATGGCCATCCTGACCGGCGAGAGCCTGTTCAACGACGCCGCCGCGCTCACCCTGTTCAGCCTTGCCCTGGCCGCCACCACCGGCAACAGCACCTTCCTGCACAACCCGCTCCTGCTCTTCGGCTACGGCGTGCTGGTGGGCGTGCTGGTCGGTGCGGTGCTCGCGCTCGTCGTGCACTGGATCCGCTCGCACCTGGCCGACAGCGGTGTGGAGACCGCGCTCGGCCTGCTCGTCCCGTTCGCCGCCTACCTGCTCGCCGAGGAGGTGCACGGCTCGGGCGTGCTGGCGGTGGTGGTCGCGGGCATCGTGCTCGGCCACTTCGACGCCAAGGCCTCCTACAACACACGCTTGCAGGGCCGCCAGGTGTGGCGCAGCCTGGACGTGCTGCTGGAGGCGTTCGTCTTCGCCTACATGGGCCTGCAGTGCAGGTTCGTCTTCACCGACCTGGCCCGCACCGGCACCTCGTGGCCGGGTTTTGTCCTCGGCGCCCTCGCCGTGCTGGCCACGGTGCTGCTCGTCCGCCCGCTGTGGGTGCTGCTCACCTACGGCCGCCACCAGCTGACCCGCCGCCTGCGCCGCAGGCGGTTCGCCGCCAAGCCCTACCCGTGGCAGTACGTGGTCGTCATCTCCTGGACCGGCATGCGCGGCGTGGTGACCATGGCCGCGGCCGCGGGCGTACCGGAGAACACCCCCGGTCGCGACCTCATCCAGGCGCTGGCGTTTGTGGTCGCGGTCGGCACCCTGCTCATCCAGGGCCCCACGCTGCCGTGGCTGATCCGCAAGCTGGACATCCAGTCGCCGGAGGAGGAGAAGCTCGCCGAGCTCAGCCAGACCCGGGCCCGCGAGATCGCCCGCGCGGCGGCCAAGGACGCCCTGCGGAACCCGCCGCCGGAGGCCGACGCGGAGGCCTGGGCCCGCCTGCGCGAACGCTTCACCGCGGCCATGGCGGCGAAGAAGCAGTCCGACGAGTCCACCATGACCCGCGCCGAACGGGACCTGCTGCTGACCGCGCGCCAGACCATGCTCGCCGCCCAGCGCACCGCCCTGGTGCGGGCCCGGCGCGCCGGTCAGCTGCACGACGCGACCGTGCGCGCCGAACTGGAACGCCTGGACCTGGAGGAGGCCGCGGCGGAGGCGGCCAAGGCGTAG
- a CDS encoding pyridoxamine 5'-phosphate oxidase family protein, producing MLGNKDSLRLLASVSFGRVVFSQNALPTARPVRHFVDGGAVVVRTHLGPAARSVLGQVVAYQADAIDEQEHLGWSVIVTGYARIVDDPADAARYERLLPPWASGEPDRAIRIRPVLVAGYELVATTGPVPRRQRHVGGLDRPAPAGPGPASPAALERPRGTTVDRG from the coding sequence GTGCTGGGGAACAAGGATTCGCTCCGGCTGCTCGCCAGCGTCTCCTTCGGTCGGGTGGTCTTCTCGCAGAACGCGTTGCCCACCGCGAGGCCGGTGCGGCACTTCGTCGACGGCGGCGCGGTGGTCGTCCGCACGCACCTGGGTCCGGCGGCGCGGTCGGTGCTCGGGCAGGTGGTGGCCTACCAGGCCGATGCGATCGACGAGCAGGAGCACCTCGGCTGGAGCGTGATCGTCACCGGGTACGCCCGGATCGTCGACGACCCGGCCGACGCGGCGCGCTACGAGCGGCTGCTGCCTCCGTGGGCGAGCGGCGAGCCGGACCGGGCGATCCGCATCCGCCCCGTACTGGTGGCCGGTTACGAGCTGGTGGCCACCACCGGGCCGGTGCCGCGCCGCCAGCGTCACGTCGGCGGACTCGACCGGCCTGCCCCCGCGGGACCCGGCCCGGCGTCCCCAGCCGCTCTTGAACGACCGAGGGGGACCACCGTGGATCGCGGATGA